A stretch of the Argentina anserina chromosome 6, drPotAnse1.1, whole genome shotgun sequence genome encodes the following:
- the LOC126798429 gene encoding delta-9 acyl-lipid desaturase 1-like, with protein sequence MVNWDHWLVIWRVEFWGREWNFVDIVTFISLLFLHFISLFAPFYFTWTAFWLAIALYFVSGVGVTLSFHRNLSHRSFKLPRWLEYFFAYCGVLSLQRSPLDWVSVHRSHHQFTDTVKDPHSPVRGFWFSHIGWTLDYRGRNGNYEPRLKNVGDLKRQPYYIFLHYTYPLHYAALGVLLYFWGGMPFLVWGMGVRTVLFLHATFGINSICHTWGQKVWETGDLSRNNWLIGLLAHGEGWHNNHHAFQHSARHGLEWWQIDVTWYVIRFLELVGLATEVKLPTEIQKKQRALTNNKMIHEEKQQLEMNHKVQNGKL encoded by the exons ATGGTTAATTGGGATCATTGGCTGGTGATATGGCGAGTGGAGTTTTGGGGGAGAGAATGGAACTTTGTGGACATAGTCACTTTCATTAGCCTCCTCTTCTTGCActtcatttctctttttgcGCCGTTTTACTTCACCTGGACTGCGTTTTGGCTGGCCATTGCGCTCTACTTTGTCTCCGGTGTCGGTGTAACCCTTTCGTTCCATAGGAACCTCTCCCACCGAAGCTTCAAGCTTCCCAGATGGCTCGAGTATTTCTTTGCCTATTGTGGGGTTCTATCACTtcag AGAAGTCCTCTTGATTGGGTGAGCGTACACAGatctcatcatcaatttacAGACACGGTGAAAGACCCCCATAGCCCCGTCAGAGGATTTTGGTTTAGTCATATTGGCTGGACACTTGATTACCGCGGTCGAAACGGAAAT TATGAACCACGACTAAAGAATGTTGGAGATTTGAAAAGGCAACCATACTATATATTTCTTCATTACACATACCCTCTTCATTATGCTGCTCTCGGAGTTCTGTTGTATTTTTGGGGAGGAATGCCCTTTTTGGTTTGGGGAATG GGAGTGAGGACGGTACTGTTTCTCCATGCTACATTTGGAATAAACTCAATCTGCCATACATGGGGACAAAAAGTATGGGAAACTGGTGATTTATCTAGAAATAACTG GTTGATTGGATTGCTTGCACACGGAGAAGGTTGGCATAATAATCATCATGCTTTCCAGCATTCAGCTCGCCACGGCCTGGAATGGTGGCAAATTGATGTAACTTGGTATGTCATAAGATTCCTTGAACTCGTGGGTTTGGCAACAGAAGTTAAGCTTCCGACTGAAATTCAGAAGAAACAAAGAGCTTTAACCAACAACAAGATGATCCACGAAGAAAAGCAGCAGCTTGAAATGAATCATAAAGTCCAAAATGGAAAGCTTTGA